A part of Cannabis sativa cultivar Pink pepper isolate KNU-18-1 chromosome 6, ASM2916894v1, whole genome shotgun sequence genomic DNA contains:
- the LOC115725070 gene encoding probable galacturonosyltransferase 9: MAVAVRGSRGGGGGLGFGGFSFRSFFSYRIFVSAMFSLLFIATLSVLLTTNPSTPHHRDSTLPSNGIHRTFLALQSDPLKTRLDLIYKQASDHMTLVNAYAAYARKLKLDISKHLRLFNDLASDISDLQMKPTYRTSLFESDGPVDEDVLRQFEKEVKDKVKTARSMVAESKENYDTQLKIQKLKDTIFAVNELLMKAKKNGAFASLIAAKSVPKSLHCLAMRLVGERISNPEKYRDEGPKPEFEDPSLYHYAIFSDNVIAVSVVVRSVVKNAAEPWKHVFHVVTDRMNLAAMKVWFKMRPAEGGAYVEVKAVEDYTFLNSSYVPVLRQLESANLQKFYFQNQQENATKDTSNMKFRNPKYLSMLNHLRFYLPEMYPKLHKILFLDDDVVVQKDLTGLWKIDLDGKVNGAVETCFGSFHRYAQYLNFTHPLIRDKFNPKACAWAYGMNIFDLDAWRREKSTEQYHYWQNLNADRSLWKLGTLPPGLITFYSTTKSLDKSWHVLGLGYNPSISMDEINKAAVIHYNGNMKPWLDIAMNQYKNLWTKYVDNDMEFVQMCNFGL; encoded by the exons ATGGCGGTGGCCGTTCGAGGAAGCCGTGGTGGAGGAGGTGGATTGGGTTTTGGTGGCTTCAGTTTCCGGAGCTTCTTCTCCTATCGGATCTTTGTTTCTGCTATGTTTTCGCTTCTCTTCATTGCCACGCTCTCTGTTCTTCTTACCACAAATCCTTCAACTCCACACCACCGTGATTCT ACACTTCCGAGTAATGGTATACATAGAACGTTTCTTGCTTTGCAATCTGATCCTTTAAAGACTAGATTAGATTTGATTTATAAGCAAGCAAGTGATCATATGACTTTGGTGAATGCTTATGCGGCTTATGCAAGAAAGCTTAAGCTTGATATATCTAAACATTTGAGATTGTTCAATGATTTGGCTTCGGATATTTCGGATCTTCAAATGAAACCCACTTACCGAACGTCCTTGTTTGAATCTGATGGTCCGGTTGATGAGGATGTTTTAAGACAGTTTGAGAAGGAGGTGAAAGATAAGGTTAAAACTGCAAGATCAATGGTTGCGGAATCGAAAGAGAATTATGATACTCAGCTAAAGATTCAGAAGTTGAAGGATACCATTTTTGCAGTTAATGAGTTGCTTATGAAGGCGAAAAAGAATGGTGCTTTCGCGAGCTTGATTGCTGCAAAATCAGTACCGAAGAGTTTGCATTGTCTTGCTATGAGGCTTGTTGGGGAAAGAATTTCGAATCCAGAGAAGTATAGGGATGAAGGGCCTAAACCTGAATTTGAAGATCCAAGTTTGTATCATTATGCAATTTTCTCAGATAATGTGATTGCAGTATCGGTTGTAGTTAGATCTGTTGTTAAGAATGCTGCAGAACCTTGGAAACATGTTTTTCATGTGGTTACAGACAGGATGAACCTTGCAGCAATGAAAGTTTGGTTTAAGATGCGGCCAGCGGAAGGAGGTGCATATGTGGAGGTGAAGGCAGTGGAGGACTATACTTTCTTGAATTCTTCTTACGTGCCGGTTTTGAGGCAGCTTGAGTCAGCAAATCTGCAGAAGTTTTACTTTCAGAATCAGCAGGAGAATGCAACAAAGGATACAAGCAACATGAAGTTCAGGAACCCAAAGTACTTGTCAATGTTGAATCACCTTCGATTTTATTTGCCGGAGATGTATCCAAAGCTGCACAAAATTCTTTTTTTGGATGATGATGTTGTTGTGCAGAAAGACTTGACTGGGTTGTGGAAGATTGATTTGGATGGAAAAGTGAATGGGGCTGTTGAAACTTGCTTTGGTTCTTTCCATCGATACGCCCAATATTTGAATTTCACACACCCTCTAATCAGAGATAAGTTTAATCCCAAGGCTTGTGCTTGGGCTTATGGGATGAATATATTTGATCTTGATGCTTGGAGGCGTGAGAAATCCACAGAGCAATACCATTACTGGCAGAACTTG AATGCAGATCGTTCGTTATGGAAACTTGGGACTCTTCCACCGGGTCTGATCACTTTCTACTCGACAACAAAGTCATTGGACAAATCTTGGCATGTGCTTGGACTTGGATACAATCCTAGTATAAGCATGGACGAAATCAACAAAGCTGCAGTCATTCACTACAATGGAAACATGAAACCTTGGCTCGACATTGCTATGAACCAGTATAAGAATCTTTGGACCAAATATGTGGATAACGACATGGAGTTCGTCCAAATGTGCAATTTTGGCTTATAG